The stretch of DNA AGataattgctttatttcagcCTGCAGGAACagaactatttatttaattggttttttttattgccaGTTGCTTTCAGtacaacagattttttttttaacctgattAATTGCTCAACGCATCAAAGTCATTTTTATCACGTACCAAATGGTGCTTTGCACAGAATTCCGTCAGAATGCTGGAGGAAGGCCCCAGAAAACTCACTCAAAGACACTTGTAAAAGGCTTACTGTTTGTTGTGTACTCTGAGTTAGACACACTGGAGAAATACCGACAAGTTATTCTCAAGAGgtcaaacaacaaaaagctttACTGGCAACTGGCAATCAGAGAACTTCAGCAAAAGGCTTTGTGCAACATTGAATCCATGTAAAACACTTCTCAAAGCCCATTAACTTGGCCCGTTCAACTTGGCAAAATCTAAgcttttaatttgattttaagttCAATTTTAAGTTACTCAAAAATTCTGAGAAGAGGGAattagaagaaggagaaagagagaaagatagAAAATATATAGAGAAGGACACATGCAGCCACCAACCCCTGGgttccagcacagctcacagaaagTCCAAGAGACAGTAGGGTCAAGACAAGTGCTTGCCTCATGTTTGGCCTGAATACCCCCTGGCCTTCCTAGGCCCCTCCTCTGAGTGGGATTTACAATCATGTGGCTACTCTGGGGCTGGATTAGGGCTCCAGGGGCAGGTGTGGAGCACTGCTCCCAGTGTGCCAGGAACTGGCACCATGCCTGGCTCTAGGGGGGTATGGAGCAGGGCACTGCCCCTTGTCAGGGCAAGGCCCAACGTGCCCCTGCGTGCACACAAATGCACCCCAAAATGTCTGGAGACATCAATCTCTCCAGTCTCTCACTGCTGGTGATACAGGGGATGACTCAAACCCTGCACCTAAAAGGGACTGCACAGAACTGGCACCACAGTGAGGGCAGCCCAGCCAAGACAGTGTCCATGACCAAAGGGTACTGAGGGGTGTCAGAATGGCAACCAGGAGAGGGAACAACAGCCAGGGAATGCCTCATTACAGACAGAGGGATTTCATCACTGCTGACAAGGGATTTTCAGATGACACGAGTGACTGGAGCGTGTCAGGGAAGCAGCTTGGTCCTGCACAGCACGTAGGACCTGCTTCAAGATGTTCCTGTTCAAGAGACGCTCGGTtagagccagcacagcctccagcaGAGGCAAAGCCAAGCCCAAATAACCAGGACAGTCATGCACTGGGTAAAGAAGAACTGCATGAAGTTTGTTAAAAAcgaatattttaatttaaaagtgttaagtttttaaaggttttaaaGAAATCAGTCTGTCATGTGCTGAGGGAAGACCAACTTATAGTTAGAACACAGGAAACAAAAGGTAGAATTAAAAGGTTCATTTTCACAGGTTTTCCTGGGATCCTGCAATGGTTTTGGTATTGATCAGGATATTTACAAGCGATCTCAAAAAGGGAGCACTGAACACACCCCATCAGCTTCTTTAAGAGAGGTAGAAATTAAATAAGGACTAGCTCTTCAAGGTGCAGGAGGTACTCTCATCCCCAAACAACTGAGTgaaaaaatggcaaatgaaAATGAGTgttctaaaatttaaaataacgTACATGGGGAAACACTCTCCCATAAACAGCTGTGGGCTTTGAACTGGCTGCAACCATTCAGGAAAGGAGATGTGGGAATTAACACAGACGGTTCCATAAAAAAGGGACTACCAGCTCTTAGCTTAGTAACCatcaagaaaacaaagggaGTGCTGGTGGttaggagaggaagaagggaggaaacaaaaagcacGTATATGCCAGAATATAGTGCACATGCTTCTTGAATAGTCTCGTTAAGTTTGGATCCTCCCTCTTGGAAGAATAAACTGTGTCAGGACAGTCAGAAAAAAGCAGCTGGGCTATGTCTGAGCACCTGATACACTGCACGGACCAGCTCACACATTTCTTAGCTGTTTCCTGGGACAACATAATAGTTTAAAGCCAGGAGGAGCTGTACCTCACTTGAAACTGGTCTGGCTATACAGTATTTATACAGCATAGATGTGTGTGGGACTCACCACCTCTTTTAGAAAGATTAATTTGGCTCTTGATGGTGGCATTTGGCCCATGTCTCCTGTCAAACCTGCTGCCTAAAAAACCTGTTGCACCACCCAACCCACGTACCTCATTGAAGAGCAGctcccttctctgctgtttcctgaGGTCCATCTTCTTCACAGCGACCTGCTTCCCCGTGTGCTTCTCGGTGGCGATGCACACGATCCCTGTGGAGCCCTCCCCGATCTTGATGAAGCTGTCCAGGTACTCCCGGGGGTCTCCGGGGCTGACCAcgagctgcagggcagctcgGAACTGTTCGTGGGACACCCTGGAGGGCTGCTGGTCCGAGGAGGAGCCCCAGCTGGGGGGAGGATAAGCACTTGACGTGATACTCGGGGAGCTGGGGTAGGAGGCGGTGGAAATATAGGGAGAGCCGGGCTGGAGAGGCGGCTGGTGATAGTGGGGGCCTTTGTGGTAGACCAGGGGGTACTGGTAGCTGCTGCTGGAGTAGCTGACTTTGCTCTGACTCTGAGGTAGCTTGACTGGGCCCCGGGGATAGGTGTCTGACCCCGAGAGCGGTGGGCTGACAACCAGCTGTGCTCGGTCATAATCCATCTGCAACACAAACACAGAGGGTGAGGCTGAGTGAGCAGCACCTTTgtccctgcccctccactccGTTCGTTTCCAGCACCGCCGGAGgacccagcagagctggcacaacGTGCTCCCTCATTGTCCCCGTTCTGCTCAACGTGGCACTGCTGCCCCTGTCTGGGCAGGGATTTTCCGACCACTGGGCTCCCGTGCCCTCAGCACCACTGACATGAGGCCGGGGAAGTCCAGATCTTTCGTGCATCTCAGGTGCATTTTTCTGTCCAGGTACCTGTTTGTACATACAACAGTCTTTGCTGAAACGTAGAATGGCCCTGGTTGGGAGGGACCTATGCTTCAGGAAATGTATTTGCTCTGCATCTGCAGTGCCCTGCAGGCTCTCTGGGCCATTTCCTCCAAGAATCTATCCCTGTCACATCCAAGGATGTGATAAAAATTTGCCCTTTGGCAAATTCCAATTTGTGTCTTACCAGTACCTGGATTTTTATTCTCAACTTTTAGCCTTTTCTTATGTTTTTCTCCAGCAATTTAGGGATAACCCACCAACCTCTTCTTGTGGAGGTGGTGGTACCCTAAAATCCCTGTCATCTCTTGTCTTGCCGTGCTACCAGCTGTTGTTTGAGTGACTGCTTACGTGAATTTGATGAGGAGCCTAATTCAATTCAACATTTCTTAAATCATTTTCCACAGCGACACACTACTTAACTGCAGTGTCACAAAACTGctaattttcatctgaaatcaGAGAAAATCACAAAGGAAATTATCCCAGTGGGAAGCCCTGTTCATTTGTAGgttcctttctatttttttattttccaagctTCTCTAAGCTTCTTACATTGAAGACTAACGAATACTTCACATTTACAAACATAATAGTTTGCTTCTATCCACACTAAAACCCCCCAAAAGatgcagaacaaaaaaacccaccccaaaattatatttatttcctctggAAAAGAACATCTTCACATTTACAGTATGTTGCTCCTGACGATGTGTGGAGCATCTCGGAGCAGGGGGTGGTTTGACACAGGCTCATCATGTAGCACAATTACAAATAATTATGGCAATGAGTTCATTTAATCAATCAATTTCAGTGGCAGTGCACAGGGATGGACAGAGCAGCAAACTCTACACAGCCCACGGTTGCTACTATTACTGCTGGCTGCCGGCCAGGAGTCCCTGATCCATGTTAGTTAAATGCACATTAATCTGAATTTGGCAGTGTAATCAAGGACCCAACTGAACTGTGAAATTGAATTCTGCGGTGGAACATCATTTGACCATTTTATGCTaagactgcaaaaaaaaaaagaaaaaaaagtctgccGCAGCATCGATTTATCACCATGGGCTCTGCACAGCGAGGAGGAGTTTGGAGCTGGAGTCGCCTCGGTGTGGGCAGAAAAGCCTCCAGTGCAATTTTATGTTGGCGCTTTCCCACCTCCCGCGTGAGCCAGCGTGCCTGGCCTTTCATTCCACAAGAGCTTTAGCGGGGAAGAGGGAATGCCTCTCCAGAGGGGCTGCTCAGAGGCTTCCCTCGGAAAAGCTGGAGTCTGCTTCCACGCGAGGCTTGCACGCTGCCAGCCACCCGCCATCGGGAGCATCCGGCGAGCACGAACAGGGCTGTACAGCCGCCTCCCAGGATGCCAGGATTGCTTAGGCAAAAATCCACATGATTACAGccatccttcccttcctccatcAGGCAGGGGCAGCCATAAAATAGAAGGGAGTCAGAGACATCATGAATTTCATGAAGGACATTACATCTGCCAAACTAATTAATGCGGAAAAGTGCTCAGATGGTTTGGTGGAGGGAGGGAAACTCAATCTAACCCTGTCCTATATATCCATGTATGTAGAGGCAAATAAATTATTGCTTTGGCTGAAAATGCACCATTTTCTTTATAACCACTGAGATGGGGAAAACCTGGTCTAGAAATTCAAAATGGATAAATCCACGCCAATGAATTATTCGAGGCTTCATCCATGTCTGAGTATGCCCTAAGCTTAACACACTGGCAAAAGAATATTCTGCAGTGAAATTTTAGAATGAAAATTCAGGGGTTCAGTGTGCTTGCTAAGAATTTTTGGAAGCTTTCTGAGGTTAGCATTGCTGTACAATGTAAACCCACTTCCTGAATCCCAGGAAATGTTACAAAAAGTCAGGAGCTATAATAAGTAAATCAGCTGAAGCTCTCCTCCGAGGCTGTGTCCTGACGCAGTGCTCCACATCACAGCAAAATCAAACATACTTTATTCCACTAATAATTCTATTTCTGCTACTGAATGCAGTCACCTACTgaaaggaaagcttttaaatactacaaagggaagaagaaaacagtccTGCGCTCATTCAGGATCAGGTCAGAGGAGCAGCCGAAGCTCTGACACAACATCCATCATGGCACAGCGGCATCTCCCGCATCCACACACGGCCACATTGGCACTCGGGTCTTTTCACCATTAAAGCATGGACGTAACACCGTGTCTAAACTCATTTTACTGCAAGCAGAGGGAACACCTGCTTGCTCCTGAGGGGTCCCTTCCCTGTGAGGAGGCTGCCTGGGCAGCCTTTCAGCCGAGTGGGTGTCCCCGCACGCTCTGCAGTGGGACTGCGGCAGAGCCACAGCCGCAGCCCTGCGGCCAGAGCCCACATCCTCGAGTCCCGGTGGGATGGACTCGCCCCTCCGTGACATACAGTGGATTTCCATTTGATCAGGTTTCAGTTTGCCCAAGTCAAAGGTATGGAATGGATGGTCTGTAAATCCCAGGGACATGGCAAAGGCAAAGGTTACTGTCCGGTGCTTTGCTGGTGGAAACCCCCAAGACTCCCTGTTCCACACACAGAGGTGGCAGGCAGCACTCATGTACAGCTGCTGGCATGTGAATgggaagacagggaaaaaaagagagagttCCTGACAGCAAAGGCTTGGCCCTGCCTTTGCCAGGCTGGAAATGTCCTCGTGgtgcacagggacacagaggaCGATGGTAAGAGACACTTCTATGTTACAGCAGTATGAGGTAGCAAAGGGGAGAGCAGACATCATGGGCCCTTGGAGGAGGAACAGGAGGGGGTCACGGAGAGCTCCTACTGGAAAACAACAGGGAAAAGAGTTTTGAAACAATAGAGCTTGGTGCCAGAAGTTAAGAGGGCTGCCTGAGATGaagaggaggcaaaaaaaatcccatgcaGTACAGAGTGGCCAAAAATAAGCCAACCTGGCATGACAAATTCGGTATTGTGCGACAATACTGAGGTGGGACATCAACTCTGTGTGGTGAGGGTAACAGAGCAGACTCTGCAACTCCATGCCCTAGAGTTAGTGTGCAGGACAGGAGGGCAGGTAGGTAACACAGGGGTGGGTCAGAGGGTACCAAATCTGAGCCTCTGGCTTCCTTCACCTCCACGGTCCCACTGCACAGCAGTGGCcaagcccagggcagggcaagTCGTCTGATGTAATAACTCTGATGTCACTGATGATGAAACAGGGCAGACATTTGATTTATCTGACACCTCTTACCTGCAAAAAACACTGAAGTCAGTCATGTTTACAAGCCAAAATGAACATCCTTGTTAAACGAACTTCGATGCCACGCATTTTGCCTGCAGATTTTTCGCTTACTTTTTCACCCCTTTTAATTATACTTTAAACCCAATCTCATTTGTAAAATATCTGACTTGAGATCTGATTCTCATTTAGTAAGCCCATTTGATGAACCATTATCTTACTAATGCCTCCTTGAAAAGAGGATTCTTCAGCAATCATCCAAGACAAGAAACTCCTATTCACTTCCAGGAACTGTGGACGGGTTTGGGAATTGAACTGCTGCATTTAACAGTGAATCATCAAGTTTCAGTACACCAAGGTTGTAGGAGTGGTTTTGATGCTCTGAGGAGAGGAACAGCTCACAATGAATCTTGCATggaagcataatttttttttttttttaataaaagttgtTACTGCCTTTTAATGGATATTTTTCAAACTGCTGGAATCCTGTAAAAAACACCTCTGTCTTCTTCTGCCCTACTGAAAGGTGTGAAACTGGCAGAAGCAGGTGCTACCAGGCCTCTGAATTACTGCATTTGTCCTTCTCCTTTCTAAACGCTGACAAAATGACTGCTTTCAGTAAAGGAAAGGGCAGCTACCCCATCCCAGATTTTCCTCACAACTTCCAGAATCCACACCAAATGCCACACCAGCACTCAGTTAACTACCACACACACTCCTCCCACCACACCCTGAGCTTTGGAAAGGCACCTACAGAGACCTGTAACTTTTCCACTCCCCCCAAGATTTCTCCTCAAGCTCcaaagcccagctctgtgctttaATGCAGAGGGATGAAAAATGCATCGCTCATCCTTCCCCATGGGTCACTGCACCATGGTAATGGCAAAGCAGCCAAAACCTAAGGAAGCACGACACACACAAACCTCCAACACCGGGGTATCAGGGATCTGCAGAGACCTGGGACTGCAGCAGGACACAACCACGTTCTCAGAGCACACGGCCAGCAAGCAAATGCATGTTCAGGTATCATCAGAGAGCAGAACGGATCTCACCACTGATAGGCACCTACCTCAGCACGTGGAACGTCACATCAACCCCAGCCTTGGAAAAATGATCATCCCGCTGCTCGTTGCTAGGGGAACTCAGTGATGTTCAGTGCAAGCTACACTGAAAAAGCATCTCTTGCAGAATATTAGATGCTTAAGCAGGTCATCATGGTTATGTGACTAGAGGTGTGAGAAAAGCACTCTGAACTGAACTGAATGAGTTCAGCAAACTGttgcaggcagggcaggaaagCTTGTGTAGGTAATGTACCTcatgtggcagagcagggacagattTGTGTAGAGGAGCTGCCTTTAGATAACATGGCTAAAAAGCTTTCTAGCACATCAAccctttttttaaactacatCTAAAATGCCTTGGGTGAGATCAGCTgctttgatttaatttcaatgcttaaaaacaaagcagaaaggggTAAAGCCCCTACTCTCCTTCGCAGTGAAGAGTTAATAAACCTTGTACTATAAAAATGGCATAAATACAATATAAACACTGAAGCACAGAGGTTTCAGCCTTGCACAACAATTTGAACACAGAAGTATCTGATATACAAACCAGACCAGCGTCTCACCTCCTGCTGAGATCTTCTCAGGCATACAGCAACCCCCGAGGATACAAATAACTGCCAAAGAACTTGGGCTTGTTGggaatttcaaataaaatcccCAGAAGATGGGCATCTCCAAACCTGCCTTTTGGTAACTTAAACCCCCGGGTCCCTGACATCCATTTTCATACACCCAAGTAGAGCAGGTGGGTTTCCACACCTGCCAAGGAGCAGCCACACAACTCTTGGGGACGTGACCAGCCATGTTTGGCATCGTGTGCCCAAGCATGGCTCCTTGCCCTTAAGTTTTTACTTTTCGCACTCCCCTTCTGGAGAGGCtgatccctgccctggcagcactgtCCCCAGGCAGGTCAGGTTACCTTGGGAATGCCTGCTGCAGTTTCGGACAGGCGGGGGTAGGTGTAGGAGCTGTAGGAATGTCCTTGCTGGTGTGCTTTGAAGGCGCTTGCTCCGTAGGGCATGGCCGGCTCCTGCAGGCCGGAGCCTGACCTGGACCTCTGCCTCATGGCTGGCTGAGGGCTCGCAGGGTCCACATAGGATGACTTAGGCCTCTTATCATAGTCATCCttgcccaggctgtgcccccAGTCACTGTCACCGTACTCCAGCCTCTCCTTGGGGCACTCGCTCTGCACTGACGCTCGCGACGGGGCGTAAGGGAAGGAATCCCTGTAGTCCAGGGAGGATCCGCTGGGGATCCGCTGATACTCCAGCTTTAGGCCGCCATATTCCAGCGGTTTGGGCTTGGCCTCCAGGTGTGCATGGTAATCCGGGAGGAACCTGGAGAGGTCTGACTGCAGGGGTGTCACTTCTGAGTAATAGATGTCCCGGGACGTCACCTTCATCATGTGCCCGTTCTGCTTGGCGGCGTAGCTCCCCTTGTAGTACCTGTCCAACTCTTCCCCATACAGAGTCTTGTCCCGATATTTCTCCACGACATAGTCTGTGGTAGTGTCTGACTCGCTGGAGTACTGGGAAAACGTGATGTAGCCATTTTCCTCCTGGTGCCTTGGCACATGGTTGGCATTTCCTTGGTGGTGGGTGGGAGGACTTTCCTTCCGCAAGGAATTGGATCGTGTCACTGAGATATTGTCAAACTCCTCCAGCAGGCCGTTGATTGAAGTATCCTTTCGAGGCTTGTTTCCTCGAACAATAGTCTGGGAATAAAAACATTGCTTTGattaaatactgatttttgtttagtatttcaccaaaaaaaacaccagaaaggaaaaaagtctgtgaTTCAGCCAGAAATACCAGTAGCAATGTGTTATGTTCTTCAGTCATGTATCtcattgctaaaaaaaaaatctcaataaaTACTTACAGTAGGacatgaagaaatgaagaaacatttaaattcagTGTAGATCGCAAGCTGGGATTTGACAGGCAACCCCAAGACACTCTCAAAAAGCCCAGTTTCAGAGGTGGGTGTTCAGCAGCCAACAACAGAGACATTTAAACCCActacttattttttatttgttgttatTCAGTTGTCTACATCAAGCCAAACTGGTGGGCTGAATCTGATTTACAGGGCATGGATAAGCTAAAGGAGAATCATTCAGTGGTGACTTCCATGTGTTATTTTAACAAACTGCTGGAATGAAAAGTTAAGTGCACAGTTAAGTAggcactgaattttttttttttttctttttttttttccacaaaacaGTATGTTCCTGAGTAGCAGAATCCCCACTGAGGATTGCCTCTTAGTTAACTTAGCATAAAAGACACTCAGGAAAGACGGAAAAATACTCAACTCCATCTCCTTGCAACGCACAGCATCCAGCAAGCCACAGTGCACAACCCTGGCTCTGGGACACCCACATCAGGGATGCCAAGTGCTGGCCCTGTTTGTGTCCCACGATTGCAAAGCCTTCCAAAGATCCCCCTGCCCATCCCTATCCCCTTCTGTGCAAAATACCGGTGCTCCCGGTAGGATGGGAGGTGAGCAGAAATCTtcaagaaagattttatttttttagccaGTACCACCTGAAGGCTGTAACACGTGGCTGCATCCATTTTTCACCTGGGGACTGCCATTGAGCACCACTTCACGTTTACAAACACCCGACAAGAATGAGATGTACAGATCGGTGGCCAGGGCCATAAATCAGCCAGGCTCTACTGAAACCACATTTGCTTTGCTGATTTACTTTGGCTAAATATCTCTGGCTGCATCTTAACTCACTGAGCTTCTCAACGGAGTAACTGTGGTCACCCCAAGGAGATTTCcctctgtgggctgcagcctgtgctgcacacTGACCGTGGTGTATCGGGAACCAACCAGGCATGTCAGATGCTGAATGTGGAATACTGAACACCAACCACGGCATATCAGATCCAGGCCGGTCACTGGCCCTGTACTCGTATTGTTCCAAGCATGGTGAGGCTGCTCAACCCCTGCTTGAAAGCACTCAGGGGTTCAAACTTCgtcaaaaaaagcatttaatcaCTAGTAATATCACAAAATTAACAGGAATGTGCCTCTCTGTCTCCCAGCAAAAAGGCAGCTGAGAAAAAGCaggtgaaaaacaaagcagtccTGACCTCgcactgctccctgctctgaTTTATGTCCGTAATTACTCGCCTAGTTTGCTATTTTGAAGCCAGTGGTACTGAAACAATAGGACAGCAAAAATAAGGGACAACAAATAGATCACTCCTTTCGCCTCCAAAGCCATTCAGCAGGATAAGAGGAATTGGTTTCATTCTGCTACAGCCTCTTTGGCAGGATGACTGTGCGATCATTCACATTTAATTATCACATAATAAACCAGCAACATTCAACAATGAAATGCTTATAATTGAAAACAAGATTGAAATACCCAACTGCCACCCTGCTCCCCTGTGCAAATGCCTGCCGAGGAGGAAAACGCCAATTTAACACTCCCCACGGGACTGGCCTTCACAAAGGAGGGGTTTCCTGGAGCAGCCACGCTGGGTCTGCACAGAAGGGCCTCAGAGTCACAGGGAGCCCCTGGAGCAGAGTGGCCTCTTCTGTTACAGCAAGAGGAGTTGTCTCTCTGCTCCTCCCGGCACATGCTGTCTGGAACCAGGATTTTCAGACACCTTCAGAAGGAAGATTTAGAAGAATGCAGCTGAGTGTTTATATGTTAGGGAATTCATTGGTGACAAATCCCTGCAGTTCAGGGATTTTCTGCAGACAGGTGCATGCGTGGGAGCAACCTTTTTGATTTATGAGGATGTAAAAATAGTACTAATAGTAAAATGATCTTAcaggaaattctgatttttcaaaaaaagcatttgCCACCAAAGCCCCAGCCTGATGAAGCTGTCTTAGATAGCTCTGGGACCTCAGTGCTGTCTCATCCTGACTGATGAAGTTAAGGGGATTAAGAACCAAACCCCTTTTCTTTTATCCCAGCATTTTAAGGATGATCACTGGCAAACAGTGACTTGCAAGTGTGATGGCTGCAAATCCTACTGGCTTCAGAttcttttccatgagaaaatgaaaatggcCAGCACAAAGGGAGGATAAAACTTACCTATTCCAGAGGCACATTTTCCACTGAATAGTCAGTGCTTTGTGATGAATAACAATTATTAGCAATTATGACACTTATTTATTGctaataacaacaacaatatttctatttgctttggcttgttttaaaattttgcatttcccTTATATGGAAGGACATAGATTTGGTGAGATGCCCCCTGCCCAAATCAGCCAGCCTACACCAGGCTTGATCTTTTCCAAGGAAACATCTAGCACCATTCCTATCAAAAGAACTGCAGTGtccctggagaagaaaatttggGAAGTGTTCCACCAAGACCCCGTGCAATACTCCATATTGTCAAGTGTTTTGCTATCTGGATAGAACTTAAGATGTTTATACACAATTCTGAAGTATACTGTGTAACTCCCTGGTGGGCAGAACCATTTACCAGGCTGAAAGAACAAATGAATATCCCAAAGAAGGATTGGTCTGAAGAAGTAATAGAAGTAATTGCTCTGTAAGGATGAGCAGagcatcaaaattaaaaaataaaatcaagcaagatgttataaataaagaataaaacacaTGATGTACCATGTTAACTTGTCCTGAAGTGATTTACCAGAGAGAAAGTGTGTGCTGGGGGCTcaccagcacccacagctttcctgggaagTACAGTATGTGCAGAAAGAAGCCTGAGATTGGGAGCTGCCATAACCATGGCCCAAATTCCCAAACCTGAAAGCCTGCAGGGAGTGAGTGCCAGGCCCACAGGGAG from Corvus cornix cornix isolate S_Up_H32 chromosome 3, ASM73873v5, whole genome shotgun sequence encodes:
- the PAK5 gene encoding serine/threonine-protein kinase PAK 5 isoform X6, whose amino-acid sequence is MFGKKKKRLEISGPSNFEHRVHTGFDHREQKFTGLPQQWHSLLADTANRPKPMVDPSCITPIQLAPMKTIVRGNKPRKDTSINGLLEEFDNISVTRSNSLRKESPPTHHQGNANHVPRHQEENGYITFSQYSSESDTTTDYVVEKYRDKTLYGEELDRYYKGSYAAKQNGHMMKVTSRDIYYSEVTPLQSDLSRFLPDYHAHLEAKPKPLEYGGLKLEYQRIPSGSSLDYRDSFPYAPSRASVQSECPKERLEYGDSDWGHSLGKDDYDKRPKSSYVDPASPQPAMRQRSRSGSGLQEPAMPYGASAFKAHQQGHSYSSYTYPRLSETAAGIPKMDYDRAQLVVSPPLSGSDTYPRGPVKLPQSQSKVSYSSSSYQYPLVYHKGPHYHQPPLQPGSPYISTASYPSSPSITSSAYPPPSWGSSSDQQPSRVSHEQFRAALQLVVSPGDPREYLDSFIKIGEGSTGIVCIATEKHTGKQVAVKKMDLRKQQRRELLFNEVVIMRDYHHENVVDMYNSYLVGDELWVVMEFLEGGALTDIVTHTRMNEEQIATVCLSVLRALSYLHNQGVIHRDIKSDSILLTSDGRIKLSDFGFCAQVSKEVPRRKSLVGTPYWMAPEVISRLPYGTEVSTAGTARGDIPTPYGTEVSTAGTARGDIPTPYGTEVSTAGTARGDIPTPYGTEVSTAGTARGDIPTPCGTEVSTAGTARGDIPAPWSSVRAVQFGSTYTGMLNSSNYVCPRVLHLAWFESYFPKMKSFSNSI
- the PAK5 gene encoding serine/threonine-protein kinase PAK 5 isoform X10, producing MFGKKKKRLEISGPSNFEHRVHTGFDHREQKFTGLPQQWHSLLADTANRPKPMVDPSCITPIQLAPMKTIVRGNKPRKDTSINGLLEEFDNISVTRSNSLRKESPPTHHQGNANHVPRHQEENGYITFSQYSSESDTTTDYVVEKYRDKTLYGEELDRYYKGSYAAKQNGHMMKVTSRDIYYSEVTPLQSDLSRFLPDYHAHLEAKPKPLEYGGLKLEYQRIPSGSSLDYRDSFPYAPSRASVQSECPKERLEYGDSDWGHSLGKDDYDKRPKSSYVDPASPQPAMRQRSRSGSGLQEPAMPYGASAFKAHQQGHSYSSYTYPRLSETAAGIPKMDYDRAQLVVSPPLSGSDTYPRGPVKLPQSQSKVSYSSSSYQYPLVYHKGPHYHQPPLQPGSPYISTASYPSSPSITSSAYPPPSWGSSSDQQPSRVSHEQFRAALQLVVSPGDPREYLDSFIKIGEGSTGIVCIATEKHTGKQVAVKKMDLRKQQRRELLFNEVVIMRDYHHENVVDMYNSYLVGDELWVVMEFLEGGALTDIVTHTRMNEEQIATVCLSVLRALSYLHNQGVIHRDIKSDSILLTSDGRIKLSDFGFCAQVSKEVPRRKSLVGTPYWMAPEVISRLPYGTEVSTAGTARGDIPTPYGTEVSTAGTARGDIPPALWHRGGHLVPGHHGDRDD